A single region of the Lates calcarifer isolate ASB-BC8 linkage group LG16_LG22, TLL_Latcal_v3, whole genome shotgun sequence genome encodes:
- the LOC108885782 gene encoding uncharacterized protein LOC108885782 isoform X1: protein MSESIVRKVQPFTIGTRLSVPAVPKCQDFTQSYLQSPSLDNCTLQHNLNSLYLSRSQVCAHGPCLVSPIVKQVAPMKHNQEHMAAEDHLNQNVASPSAVSRSIKKITISGKERSENKITVGPAQLSIAGSTSENNNNNNNVTSTSDPHLPRIVGVSCENKPNSQFKVLLRKDSGSDEFQPTHGQTRLKLNGDKSVQQISVPESQRKESHLHRQNEASAAVTSQSDCFTQRNSLFNKEVLQAEAWIKGKLQDLKDGCNIQHCPLQDWEEASQTLQRDLKDFENTLIQLNQMGEQLICKLNPTSDLVKKQLSQLRDQWQTLKQMAANQTRALGGAKNLQEFNKKVDRLEAWIKEKQEEEQSLVNVLGENVDKMQLTRRILDLKQDEQLYRNLHEEINHLALKLEKQGKTDGKNISSRRKHINKMWLKVQSHLKNYHENLQLALEVSSFYQQADNTLFAINNMRKSLSASIEVDSFGDREIRDIASQIMMLDVSVSQLSNLHPALAAGVTQKQSEVKDCWALLQKVFRSDRTTLCPSGSTFTREDADPLTPAREPQCNVGTETQRIMGKEVKEEQNRLKGCVSTVECGSGRRTPSSQSQEQQSVNHTSSPMGDSPACAHDVIVRHQLKGESRKPRAEPKVATASQGHPQLHVQLQKFTVSADKTLSWLKDNVSMATQVCSVASFEGLEAARRCQHSLEQEILTNRARIEVVKREGRGLVRAQHPGSTKIEEFLGQLEVLWEELRRRHQRNAMFLQVSEELGFRVVKVLQALGSLEAWLESVELSMKESALAGDPETMSMAERESCLLEKEVAARSLELSALRQEVDRLHGHSHPHTRCLPARMEEVERKYHRVQSALTQQSSELQDTRMLTEFLERVELEESQDGCQFSLGQPLHSEISSAPTLLGLQSSSSGEPLIESMGDPVEELREAVEMLNDTVRERGRSQSHDQAIQELLSKHASLAVRVEECLCYSKELSLDILERETDMAVQCEPDRCGLEALQEKQDHLEIDYEVIREEVKEMEDLASRLEELCPERVHALGAKIQATLQAWTELGKSVTENKSRLHEFVQLQDFFRSYLAMISWTEDTRSCIFSDTALHLGKDGQRPLAAELDMQIELKFEEFDELAATGRNLLAKDHHLTQMVRERIEELRSMLGWILVHWRAQKQQWLHKKSRQEPSQDNIYSEATTCSPLTESSAPELEAHQSHRSPVVSSDEDKLKAAGDSQPSSPLPREAEKEEEKQVEDGYEVMNSIGPRGGEASSAESPKPSIVVLKEPSSPALGGTVNLILSFGNTGDSQVQVLDPPERTEEVVEDTSEPVHRPTVPQSSACKNFWRRCQGLLENTLGSLKRKRKIYRQSANEVSTYLHVKDNNLAAAPVYESITLPRQKSRSAASASPTFSPSSSSSPPSSAPAPQTTNVTFHPLTGSGSSSIFSSLKRMGKKRKRKRDARRHTIQKIMGVEEQTEGMPHYACETVTYDTHTWPLKEDRRKKSSPKGPASGDGVEAIAYMKNPLLKDIDTECSGEYSITPYAVSEGPTTLSSTSQVRSHCRFLSLGSVLSFDLPKDMTLIPSIQDIITIAPPESKKAAGTDPDPHSQRHSALSSFKQTRPTPAVTHSSSDISFSDTQTAAVVEKALSDVDKSSQPPPPLSPGEDEDQTVPCNDLSRTQFSLHEEAEQEWDKMSSDVKTSTADRDGTSQLRQPPIYVNQTQSAAAHKHECPSVHTLIRDLNGHQYHKCARPQSLREESPGLQCLSQASHMVVNLKSTVSVSVRQDSVDSGISTSSSIKVCTDAPCPDISQPKGVVGRLMSLEVGGIDCTKTRENSVTSSGPSPDAAEQETEPVHLDHQQFEEEEEELEDIWNQTTNYRQSICSDIMYQPNQEDSVPSDQSREPHSRSPSPKTPAVLYRNLVTASAPNLLVAEFKLPSYIQSLLGYDKEQSPKGHLPPLAVGDRRSWAAFPNREPAAAKTAVTVNETASDPVKLPDVGDNQRYIYQYREDEEEEEEVEEAKVGEEVDENTGCSKDQSMSLLSVHMDLNGACQQRKASQSWDDMEKQEELMATGGRCFTLAGKPEMQSMEGTLERKHKLQLGGKKAPSRGWNSYHAVLYRHTLCFYQDRKDTLRSSACGLPLNLMGAECSPAPEYTKKPNCFGLRLRDGSEYLLNAPSRFMMKKWMMKIQANTGHSESVSSISSVPVDQGLPISLNPSLCSGCHGLVKCHCPSRHDVTSTFPRRKPPGVAQTKEIVVLTREFSQMPQSHLRSLDEQSTVSSSHGGCCDDDDEGRVKQTVTHRLSGASSDNSPHSPVFSGQDWLSNKRRSHSFTSAAYQKIKPVSQAPGGLERGSNYCVTLVVGDKSSDSTSISRSSEPPLLAAAGWQQDTHQESALRSYASLPRPRNKSVFKKFFGKRDL, encoded by the exons ATGTCTGAAAGCATTGTGAGGAAGGTGCAGCCCTTCACCATTGGGACCAGACTGTCAGTCCCTGCTGTGCCAAAATGCCAGGATTTTACACAGAGTTACCTGCAGAGCCCGAGTCTGGACAACTGCACATTACAGCACAACCTGAACTCGCTCTACCTCAGCCGATCCCAGGTCTGTGCACATGGCCCCTGTCTGGTCTCACCCATCGTCAAGCAGGTAGCTCCCATGAAACACAACCAAGAGCACATGGCAGCAGAGGACCACCTGAACCAGAACGttgcctctccctctgctgtctcCAGATCCATCAAGAAGATCACAATCTCTGGGAAAGAAAGATCAGAGAACAAGATAACGGTGGGACCGGCACAGCTTTCTATCGCAGGGTCcacatctgaaaacaacaataacaacaacaacgtCACAAGCACATCAGATCCACATCTGCCCAGGATTGTAGGAGTGAGCTGTGAGAATAAGCCCAATTCTCAATTCAAG GTTTTACTCAGAAAAGACAGTGGCAGCGATGAATTTCAGCCCACACACGGACAAACGAGGCTGAAACTGAACGGAGATAAATCTGTTCAACAG ATCTCAGTACCTGAATCGCAGAGGAAAGAAAGTCATCTACACAGACAGAACGAAGCATCGGCAGCTGTTACATCCCAGAGTGACTGCTTCACTCAGCGCAACTCACTCTTCAACAAGGAAGTACTGCAG GCAGAGGCGTGGATCAAAGGCAAGCTGCAGGATCTGAAGGATGGCTGTAATATTCAGCACTGCCCCCTGCAGGACTGGGAGGAAGCCTCACAGACGCTTCAGAGAGACCTCAAAGACTTTGAGAACACACTAATTCAACTCAACCAG ATGGGCGAGCAGTTGATCTGCAAGCTGAACCCTACGTCTGATCTGGTGAAGAAGCAGCTCAGCCAGCTCAGGGACCAGTGGCAGACCCTCAAACAGATGGCTGCAAATCAGACGAGGGCCCTCGGTGGAGCCAAGAACCTGCAGGAGTTCAACAAAAAAGTGGACAGGCTGGAGGCATGGATTAAAgagaag caggaagaggagcagTCTCTGGTGAATGTCCTGGGGGAAAATGTTGACAAAATGCAGCTGACCAGGAGGATTTTAGATCTGAAACAG GATGAGCAGCTATACAGAAACCTCCACGAGGAGATCAACCACTTGGCCCTAAAATTGGAGAAGCAAGGgaagacagatggaaaaaacatCTCCAGCAGGAGGAAACACATCAATAAAAT GTGGCTGAAGGTCCAGTCTCATCTGAAAAACTACCATGAAAATCTTCAGCTGGCACTGGAGGTGTCCTCGTTCTACCAGCAGGCTGATAATACTTTGTTTGCTATCAACAACATG AGGAAAAGCCTATCTGCATCCATAGAGGTGGACAGCTTTGGAGATAGAGAAATCCGTGACATTGCCAGTCAGATCATG ATGCTAGATGTGAGTGTGTCCCAGCTGTCTAATCTCCATCCTGCCCTGGCCGCTGGCGTCACACAGAAGCAGAGTGAGGTGAAGGACTGCTGGGCACTTCTTCAGAAGGTTTTCAG GAGTGACAGGACCACACTCTGTCCCTCTGGCTCCACTTTCACCAGGGAAGATGCTGACCCCCTGACACCGGCGCGAGAACCCCAGTGCAACGTGGGAACGGAGACACAAAGGATCATGGGaaaggaggtgaaggaggaacAGAATCGTCTGAAAGGCTGCGTG AGTACTGTTGAATGTGGGAGTGGTAGGAGAACACCGAGCAGCCAAAGCCAGGAACAGCAATCAGTGAACCACACCTCTTCGCCCATGGGAGACAGCCCTGCCTGTGCGCATGATGTCATCGTCAGACATCAATTGAAGGGGGAAAG caGGAAGCCCAGAGCAGAGCCCAAAGTTGCCACTGCCTCGCAAGGCCACCCACAGCTTCACGTACAGCTTCAGAAGTTCACCGTGTCTGCTGACAAG ACTCTATCCTGGCTGAAAGACAACGTGTCCATGGCCACACAGGTTTGTTCAGTAGCCAGCTTCGAAGGGCTGGAGGCAGCCAGGAGATGTCAACACTCTCTGGAACAAGAAATCCTCACCAATAGAGCCAGGATAGAGGTGGTCAAAAGG GAGGGCCGCGGGCTGGTCCGTGCACAGCACCCAGGCAGCACCAAGATCGAGGAGTTCCTCGGCCAGCTGGAAGTCCTGTGGGAAGAGCTGCGGAGGAGGCACCAGAGGAACGCCATGTTTCTGCAGGTCTCAGAGGAGCTTGGTTTTAGG GTCGTAAAAGTGCTCCAGGCCCTGGGCAGTCTGGAGGCCTGGCTGGAGTCCGTGGAGCTTTCCATGAAGGAATCTGCGTTAGCAGGTGACCCTGAAACAATGAGCATGGCTGAAAGGGAGAGCTGTCTGCTGGAGAAAGAGGTGGCAGCACGCAGCCTGGAGCTCAGTGCTCTGAGGCAAGAGGTGGACCGCCTCCACGGCCACAGTCACCCACACACACGATGCCTGCCAGCACGCatggaggaggtggaaagaAA gtACCATCGTGTCCAGAGTGCCCTGACCcagcagagctcagagctgcaggacaCACGGATGCTGACTGAGTTCCTGGAGCGcgtggagctggaggagagccAGGACGGTTGCCAGTTTAGCCTGGGCCAG CCTCTCCACAGTGAGATTTCCTCAGCTCCTACTCTGCTGGGACtccaaagcagcagcagtggtgagCCCCTGATAGAAAGCATGGGGGACCCTGTGGAGGAGCTACGAGAGGCTGTAGAGATGCTGAATGACACTGTTAGGGAAAGAGGGCGATCTCAGAGCCACGACCAGGCCATCCAGGAGCTGCTGAGCAAG CATGCCAGCCTGGCAGTGCGTGTGGAGGAGTGCTTATGCTACAGCAAAGAGCTCAGCCTGGACATCctagagagggagacagacatgGCCGTCCAGTGTGAGCCAGACCGCTGCGGCCTAGAGGCTCTGCAGGAGAAGCAGGACCACCTGGAG ATTGACTATGAGGTCATCAGGGAGGAGGTAAAGGAGATGGAGGACCTGGCCTCTCGGTTGGAGGAGCTGTGCCCAGAGAGAGTGCACGCTCTCGGGGCAAAGATCCAGGCCACGCTGCAGGCCTGGACCGAACTTGGAAAGAGTGTGACGGAGAACAAATCACGTCTGCACGAGTTTGTGCAGCTACAGGACTTCTTCAGGAGCTACCTCGCCATGAT CTCATGGACAGAAGACACCAGATCATGCATTTTCTCAGATACCGCCTTGCATCTTGGGAAAGATGGGCAGAGGCCACTGGCTGCAGAGCTGGACATGCAGATAGAGCTAAAGTTTGAGGAGTTTGATGAGCTGGCGGCCACGGGGAGGAACCTTTTGGCCAAAGACCACCACCTCACACAGATG GTAAGAGAGCGCATAGAGGAACTGAGGAGTATGCTTGGCTGGATCCTGGTGCACTGGAGGGCTCAGAAACAACAGTGGCTTCACAAGAAGAGCAGACAGGAGCCTTCACAAGATAACATTTATTCTGAGGCCACAACGTGCTCCCCGTTAACAGAG AGTTCAGCTCCTGAGTTAGAGGCCCACCAGTCTCATCGGTCCCCAGTCGTCTCCTCTGATGAAGACAAATTAAAGGCAGCAGGAGACAGCCAACCCTCATCCCCACTTCCCAGAGAAgctgagaaagaggaggagaagcaggtAGAGGACGGGTACGAGGTCATGAACAGTATCGGACCACGGGGCGGCGAGGCTTCCTCCGCAGAGTCCCCCAAACCCTCTATTGTGGTCCTCAAAGAGCCCAGCAGCCCCGCACTAGGGGGCACGGTCAACCTCATCCTTAGCTTTGGTAACACAGGGGACAGCCAGGTTCAGGTGCTTGACCCGCCTGAAAGGACAGAAGAGGTGGTGGAGGACACCTCTGAGCCTGTCCACAGG CCCACTGTGCCTCAATCTTCTGCCTGTAAAAACTTTTGGAGGCGCTGCCAGGGGCTTTTGGAAAATACTTTGGGTAGTTTAAAGCGAAAGAGAAAGATTTATCGGCAGAGTGCAAATGAG GTAAGTACCTACTTGCATGTCAAGGATAACAACTTGGCTGCGGCCCCTGTGTATGAGAGTATCACCCTGCCCCGCCAAAAGAGCCGCTCTGCAGCCTCAGCTTCCCCTACTTTCTCAccaagctcctcctcctcaccacctTCCTCTGCACCTGCGCCTCAGACGACCAATGTAACCTTCCACCCTCTGACGGGAAGCGGCAGCAGCTCCATCTTCAGCAGCCTCAAGAGAATGggcaagaagagaaagagaaagagagacgcTCGCAGACACACTATTCAGAAAATCATGGGAGTGGAGGAGCAAACAGAAGGGATGCCTCATTACGCCTGCGAGACAGTcacatatgacacacacacatggccgctgaaggaggacaggaggaagaagagctCACCAAAGGGCCCAGCCAGTGGGGATGGAGTGGAAGCTATAGCCTATATGAAGAATCCCTTGTTGAAGGACATTGATACAGAGTGTTCAGGAGAATACAGCATTACTCCATACGCTGTATCAGAGGGGCCAACCACTTTATCCTCCACAAGTCAGGTGAGAAGCCACTGCAGATTCCTCTCTTTGGGCTCTGTGCTGAGCTTCGACCTACCCAAGGACATGACGCTCATCCCCAGCATTCAGGACATCATTACAATCGCTCCCCCTGAGTCCAAGAAAGCAGCAGGGACTGATCCGGACCCCCACTCCCAGAGACACTCAGCCCTGAGCTCTTTCAAACAGACTCGACCCACTCCTGCCGTCACACACAGTTCATCAGACATCAGCTTTTCTGacacacagactgcagcagTTGTAGAGAAAGCTCTGTCTGACGTGGACAAGAGTTCCcaaccaccacctcctctttctccaggAGAAGATGAAGATCAGACTGTACCATGCAACGACCTATCCAGAACTCAGTTCAGTCTGCAcgaggaggcagagcaggagtGGGACAAAATGTCATCAGATGTTAAAACTAGTACAGCTGACAGGGATGGGACCAGCCAGCTTCGACAGCCTCCTATTTATGTGAACCAAACCCAAAGTGCAGCTGCACATAAACACGAGTGCCCTAGTGTCCACACGCTCATTCGAGATCTAAATGGACACCAGTACCACAAATGTGCAAGACCCCAGAGTCTGCGTGAAGAAAGCCCTGGACTTCAATGCCTGAGCCAAGCTTCTCACATGGTAGTGAATCTAAAATCaacagtgagtgtgagtgttcGTCAGGACTCAGTAGACTCTGGAATCTCTACTTCCAGCAGTATCAAGGTTTGCACTGATGCACCGTGTCCAGATATCTCACAGCCAAAGGGAGTGGTGGGGAGGCTCATGTCCCTTGAGGTGGGAGGTATAGACTGCACTAAAACAAGAGAGAACAGTGTCACGTCCTCAGGTCCATCTCCAGACGCTGCAGAGCAAGAAACAGAGCCTGTCCACCTCGACCACCAGCAGtttgaggaggaagaagaagaactggAGGACATCTGGAATCAGACGACTAACTACAGACAGAGCATCTGCTCCGACATCATGTACCAGCCCAACCAGGAAGACTCTGTTCCCTCAGACCAATCCAGAGAGCCTCATTCTCGGTCTCCTTCACCCAAGACCCCGGCTGTGCTCTACAGGAACCTGGTTACAGCCTCTGCACCCAATCTCCTCGTGGCTGAGTTCAAACTGCCGTCCTACATTCAGAGCCTGCTGGGTTATGACAAGGAGCAGAGTCCCAAAGGTCACCTCCCTCCACTGGCTGTAGGTGACAGGAGGTCCTGGGCAGCGTTTCCTAACAGAGAACCAGCTGCTGCCAAGACCGCGGTGACAGTGAACGAGACGGCGTCTGATCCGGTGAAGCTGCCAGATGTAGGCGACAACCAGAGATACATATATCAGtacagagaggatgaggaggaggaagaggaggtggaggaggcaaaggtgggggaggaggtggatgagAACACAGGTTGTTCAAAG GACCAGTCAATGAGTCTTCTGTCTGTTCATATGGATTTGAATGGGGCCTGTCAGCAAAGAAAAGCTTCACAAAGCTGGGATGACATGGAGAAACAAGAGGAGCTGATGGCCACAGGAGGGCGCTGTTTCACCCTG GCTGGAAAGCCTGAGATGCAGTCAATGGAGGGGACTCTGGAGAGGAAGCACAAGCTGCAGCTGGGAGGAAAGAAA GCACCCTCCAGAGGCTGGAACTCCTACCATGCTGTCCTATATAGACACACCTTGTGCTTCTACCAGGATAGAAAGGACACACTGAGG AGTTCTGCATGTGGCCTGCCGCTGAACCTTATGGGAGCTGAATGTTCACCTGCACCTGAGTACACCAAAAAACCCAACTGCTTTGGACTACG GCTCCGGGATGGGTCTGAATATCTGCTCAATGCCCCCTCACGCTTTATGATGAAGAAATGGATGATGAAAATACAAGCGAACACAg GTCACAGTGAGTCTGTGTCTTCAATATCAAGTGTCCCTGTTGATCAAGGCCTCCCCATTTCCTT AaatccctccctctgctccgGTTGTCATGGTCTGGTCAAATGCCACTGTCCCTCCCGACATGATGTCACCTCCACGTTCCCCAGGCGCAAACCACCGGGCGTCGCCCAAACCAAAGAGATTGTTGTCCTCACCAGAGAGTTCAGTCAAATGCCACAGAGTCACTTAAGGAGTTTGGATGAGCAGTCGACTGTCTCATCCTCACATGGAGGCTGCTGTG atgatgatgatgaaggtagGGTAAAGCAGACAGTGACTCACAGATTGTCTGGAGCATCCAGTGACAACTCCCCTCACTCCCCTGTCTTCAGTGGTCAGGACTGGCTCAGTAACAAGCGTCGCTCCCATTCCTTCACATCAG cagCTTACCAGAAGATCAAGCCCGTGTCACAAGCCCCTGGAGGCCTGGAAAGAGGCTCCAACTACTGTGTTACTCTGGTGGTTGGAGACAAGTCATCAGACAGCACGTCCATAAGCAGAAGCTCTGAGCCTCCACTGCTGGCTGCGGCCGGATGGCAGCAGGACACCCATCAGGAATCTGCTCTGAGGAGCTACGCCAGCCTGCCGCGACCTCGCAACAAATCCGTCTTTAAAAAGTTCTTTGGGAAAAGG